The following are from one region of the Methyloversatilis discipulorum genome:
- a CDS encoding DMT family transporter, with product MLTSRRPSSRLLPSIALLAGAVIWGLIWYPYRVIDAAGMGGVTATFITYGLAFLFGLIPLWPVLRRTRPSFWLVALALAAAGTNLGYVLGTLDGVVMRVLLLFYLSPLWTVLLSRLLLGERLSRAGAGVIALSLAGAFVMLWRPELGLPWPQGSAEWMGLGAGVCFALANVLIRRTVHIEIEQKVMAVFLGVIAVAPVAAWLRGEAPLQQFAAIGADTWLLLALIGGVLLLVNLVVQYGITFLSANAAIALFLFELVVAAISSWWLAGEVMGLKEWIGGAMIIAASLFSGHLEAPGEQTAPGGEPVSLH from the coding sequence ATGCTCACTTCCCGCCGGCCGTCTTCACGGCTGCTGCCCTCGATCGCGCTGCTCGCCGGCGCCGTCATCTGGGGCCTCATCTGGTACCCCTACCGCGTCATCGACGCCGCCGGCATGGGCGGCGTCACCGCCACCTTCATCACCTACGGCCTTGCCTTCCTGTTCGGTCTGATTCCGCTGTGGCCTGTACTGCGCCGCACCCGGCCCAGTTTCTGGCTGGTCGCGCTGGCGCTGGCGGCGGCCGGCACCAATCTGGGCTATGTGCTGGGCACCCTGGACGGCGTGGTGATGCGCGTGCTGCTGCTGTTCTACCTGTCGCCGCTGTGGACCGTGCTGCTGTCGCGCCTGCTGCTGGGCGAACGGCTGAGCCGGGCCGGCGCCGGTGTGATCGCGCTGTCGCTGGCCGGCGCCTTCGTCATGCTGTGGCGGCCGGAACTGGGCCTGCCCTGGCCGCAGGGCTCGGCCGAGTGGATGGGCCTGGGTGCCGGCGTCTGCTTCGCGCTCGCCAACGTGCTGATCCGCCGCACCGTCCACATCGAGATCGAGCAAAAAGTGATGGCCGTCTTCCTCGGCGTCATCGCCGTCGCGCCCGTCGCCGCCTGGCTGCGCGGCGAAGCCCCGCTGCAGCAGTTCGCCGCCATCGGCGCCGACACCTGGCTGCTGCTGGCGCTGATCGGCGGCGTGCTGCTGCTGGTCAACCTGGTGGTGCAGTACGGCATCACCTTCCTCAGCGCCAACGCCGCGATCGCGCTCTTCCTGTTCGAACTGGTGGTCGCCGCGATTTCGTCCTGGTGGCTGGCGGGTGAGGTGATGGGGCTGAAGGAGTGGATAGGCGGCGCGATGATCATCGCGGCCAGCCTGTTTTCGGGGCATCTGGAGGCGCCGGGTGAGCAGACGGCTCCGGGCGGCGAACCGGTCAGCCTGCACTGA
- a CDS encoding bifunctional GNAT family N-acetyltransferase/nucleoside diphosphate kinase regulator, whose product MSKPFISLCPEITRANALNLMDWLEDENVIGYLSDSRHVSRHIEQVVSRVQLPVLTHLFNQGGRFFMACDRHDRPVGFVRLVKNGADCEIVLVIGDRENWGRRLGASALREGMKLAFFDMRAEKLIARIHADNTRSLKAFLRCGFVLESETPTLKSFAMSWERYLQRLREDTANDPSGIYITEIDQSRLRTLIALEDEADVVDLEHEIERAIVVEPQQVKRDVVTMNSRAVLNLDDEEMEVALVYPEDADGSDGKLSVCSSIGTAILGYREGDAIDWRTPHRTRRIRIERVLYQPEAAGDFHL is encoded by the coding sequence ATGAGCAAGCCTTTCATTTCTCTGTGCCCGGAAATCACCCGGGCCAACGCGCTGAATCTGATGGACTGGCTGGAGGACGAAAACGTCATCGGCTACCTGAGCGATTCGCGTCATGTCTCCCGCCACATCGAACAGGTCGTCAGCCGGGTGCAACTGCCCGTCCTGACCCATCTGTTCAACCAGGGCGGCCGCTTCTTCATGGCTTGCGACCGGCATGATCGGCCGGTGGGCTTCGTCCGCCTCGTCAAGAACGGCGCGGACTGCGAAATCGTGCTGGTCATCGGAGACCGCGAAAACTGGGGCCGCAGGCTGGGTGCCAGTGCGCTGCGCGAAGGCATGAAGCTCGCCTTCTTCGACATGCGCGCCGAGAAGCTGATCGCAAGGATTCACGCGGACAACACGCGCTCGCTGAAGGCCTTCCTGCGCTGCGGCTTCGTGCTCGAAAGCGAGACACCGACGCTGAAGTCATTCGCCATGAGCTGGGAGCGCTATCTGCAGCGCCTGCGCGAGGACACGGCCAACGATCCGTCCGGCATCTACATCACCGAGATCGACCAGAGCCGGCTGCGCACCCTGATCGCGCTGGAAGACGAGGCAGACGTGGTCGATCTGGAACACGAGATCGAACGCGCCATCGTGGTCGAGCCGCAACAGGTGAAACGGGACGTGGTCACGATGAACTCCCGTGCCGTGCTGAATCTGGACGACGAGGAAATGGAAGTGGCCCTGGTCTATCCGGAGGACGCGGACGGCAGCGACGGCAAGCTGTCGGTGTGCTCAAGCATCGGCACCGCCATCCTGGGTTATCGCGAGGGCGATGCCATCGACTGGCGAACGCCGCACCGCACCCGGCGCATCCGGATCGAGCGCGTGCTGTACCAGCCGGAGGCGGCGGGTGATTTTCACCTCTAG